aaatttgaaaattgaaacaaaaCGTCATCTTTAAAAGAGGTTGTTACTTTTTAAacttaagttatttatttaagttgttTTGCTTAGgttgttatattttaaattttaagttttttcttaggtggttattttttaaattttaagttatttgcttagctcgttattttttaaattttaaattatttacagattactcttttaaattataaattattattatttatttaagttgttactttttaattttaagttatttactcataaattaaattttaaaataaaattttaaaaaatacatgcCTCAATTAATAGAGTTCTTGTGACTCGATTCATGAATTCGCTAAGAAAAATCGATGATGGATAaccaattattattttttaaatataaacacTTACACATAATAGATGAGTAAACCGAAATctatcaattttaatattaactttattgtaaatttatttatttggattTGTTTCATgattttattctatatatttgaatttatttattttagtattttgtatttaaattgttattttaattttattttgttaaaatttttttataatattaatttttttgtatttgaagaattttaatttgttaaaagaatttgtttttatttgaaaatatatttgtatatagtttggtataaattttgttgttattattttttaagttataattattttttttaaatataaacacTTACACATATTAGATGAGTAAAACGAAATCTAGgaattttaatattgatttcaatataaatttatttatttagatttattttaaaattttattctataaatctaaatttatttattttagtatttttttatttagattgttattttaagatttaattattctattggtccttatagtttcaccaaatttttaattaggttcctatatttttttcttttagttgggtccctacattatttttaattttgtaattacgtcgtagatataactaatttattaactatACTTTCAGATTTGAAATAAAATGTGTAACATGGAGCACAACATCATATGCCAATTACTTTTCTAATGATGAGGTTAGTAAAATACTAGGTTGTCCATAAATTTTCATTATCCTTATAATATAAAGTTTAGTGTAAAATTAACATGCTACTATGAAagttatatatgttcttattttttcagatctctttttttatgacttaaaaatattataaactttaaattatttatttacattttactttaaataaaaataaaataatatattaaatacatttattatataataacaatataatattatactaaacttaaaaaatttataattataaaatatttttgatttatcATATCAAATTAAAATGTAAGTCCAGATTTAACATATACAAAGAAGGTAATAAAAAGAATACTCAATACATTTTGTTTTCCgacttgataaaaaaaaatagaaaaattaaatgttgttattattactttaatttatcaTCTCTAATTGTTATTCTTAAGTATTTTCTTCGACTTATTAGTTATTACCATGAGTATTAGTTGCTAGTCTCGGCTTGCACATTAAGATGCtatttttgttattcttttGAGCTAAATGGAGACCCTACAAAGATGGCTTTGTCTGAATCCAGCCTAATGCCACCAAAATATATAGTTAGTTCTGACAAGTCAAAGACCAAAGGGCACACacaatatatatagatggtACGAGACAAGTTGACTTTGCACCTTAGAGTTATGTACTTGCATGCTAAGTGCTGATGAATCCAACGGAAGCAAAACCCAAATTGAAGATTTTGTTTCTAAGACCTTCTGCCACAGCCACATTCCCCACGAGCTGACCAGTGACGTAATGCAAGTATGTGTATCAAAATTGATATATTAAGATAAGGTCTCATCGTAAATTCGCAATAACAATATGATTCAATCATAGAAAGAGTAATAGTAtccttgttttttttaattataaaggAGAAAAGGGTAGGTAAAGAATCTTAAGCTCCCAAGTCCCAAGACACACAGTGGCTGTAATAAACNNNNNNNNNNNNNNNNNNNNNNNNNNNNNNNNNNNNNNNNNNNNNNNNNNNNNNNNNNNNNNNNNNNNNNNNNNNNNNNNNNNNNNNNNNNNNNNNNNNNNNNNNNNNNNNNNNNNNNNNNNNNNNNNNNNNNNNNNNNNNNNNNNNNNNNNNNNNNNNNNNNNNNNNNNNNNNNNNNNNNNNNNNNNNNNNNNNNNNNNNNNNNNNNNNNNNNNNNNNNNNNNNNNNNNNNNNNNNNNNNNNNNNNNNNNNNNNNNNNNNNNNNNNNNNNNNNNNNNNNNNNNNNNNNNNNNNNNNNNNNNNNNNNNNNNNNNNNNNNNNNNNNNNNNNNNNNNNNNNNNNNNNNNNNNNNNNNNNNNNNNNNNNNNNNNNNNNNNNNNNNNNNNNNNNNNNNNNNNNNNNNNNNNNNNNNNNNNNNNNNNNNNNNNNNNNNNNNNNNNNNNNNNNNNNNNNNNNNNNNNNNNNNNNNNNNNNNNNNNNNNNNNNNNNNNNNNNNNNNNNNNNNNNNNNNNNNNNNNNNNNNNNNNNNNNNNNNNNNNNNNNNNNNNNNNNNNNNNNNNNNNNNNNNNNNNNNNNNNNNNNNNNNNNNNNNNNNNNNNNNNNNNNNNNNNNNNNNNNNNNNNNNNNNNNNNNNNNNNNNNNNNNNNNNNNNNNNNNNNNNNNNNNNNNNNNNNNNNNNNNNNNNNNNNNNNNNNNNNNNNNNNNNNNNNNNNNNNNNNNNNNNNNNNNNNNNNNNNNNNNNNNNNNNNNNNNNNNNNNNNNNNNNNNNNNNNNNNNNNNNNNNNNNNNNNNNNNNNNNNNNNNNNNNNNNNNNNNNNNNNNNNNNNNNNNNNNNNNNNNNNNNNNNNNNNNNNNNNNNNNNNNNNNNNNNNNNNNNNNNNNNNNNNNNNNNNNNNNNNNNNNNNNNNNNNNNNNNNNNNNNNNNNNNNNNNNNNNNNNNNNNNNNNNNNNNNNNNNNNNNNNNNNNNNNNNNNNNNNNNNNNNNNNNNNNNNNNNNNNNNNNNNNNNNNNNNNNNNNNNNNNNNNNNNNNNNNNNNNNNNNNNNNNNNNNNNNNNNNNNNNNNNNNNNNNNNNNNNNNNNNNNNNNNNNNNNNNNNNNNNNNNNNNNNNNNNNNNNNNNNNNNNNNNNNNNNNNNNNNNNNNNNNNNNNNNNNNNNNNNNNNNNNNNNNNNNNNNNNNNNNNNNNNNNNNNNNNNNNNNNNNNNNNNNNNNNNNNNNNNNNNNNNNNNNNNNNNNNNNNNNNNNNNNNNNNNNNNNNNNNNNNNNNNNNNNNNNNNNNNNNNNNNNNNNNNNNNNNNNNNNNNNNNNNNNNNNNNNNNNNNNNNNNNNNNNNNNNNNNNNNNNNNNNNNNNNNNNNNNNNNNNNNNNNNNNNNNNNNNNNNNNNNNNNNNNNNNNNNNNNNNNNNNNNNNNNNNNNNNNNNNNNNNNNNNNNNNNNNNNNNNNNNNNNNNNNNNNNNNNNNNNNNNNNNNNNNNNNNNNNNNNNNNNNNNNNNNNNNNNNNNNNNNNNNNNNNNNNNNNNNNNNNNNNNNNNNNNNNNNNNNNNNNNNNNNNNNNNNNNNNNNNNNNNNNNNNNNNNNNNNNNNNNNNNNNNNNNNNNNNNNNNNTATTATATGCTGGTGTTTGCATGGATGAAACTGAATATCTGTTGAACGGAGCCGGCTATATCATCTGCGGTGAACCTTGACTCACTAGCAACCTGCACAAATTAAACCAGATTACAAAATTAGTTAGTACAAATTAAAGGATCTCAAataatgttttttctttttgcttgtgggcaaattaattatatatgctGCTTAATTCCTGGTTACTATTTGTAGCAAACCTAAAAGAAATTTGACTGGATAATACGACggtctaaaattaattttatgtacaTTGATAATTTTCTACTGTAATTTCATCGGTTTATTAAACTTAAATAAACATTTATTAACATTGGATTAATAGAATTTAGAATAGCACTACCTTTTTTCTACAAAATATGTTAGAGGatatagaattttatttttggccatcaatattttaaaatatgagaTAAAGTATATTGTTAGATTATTAGATTGAAAAATTTGAATAgtataaattaagataataggtattactaatttttatatagccaatttacataatttttagaatttaattttataattgaaaatttaaaattaaatatttataaattaaaatttgaaatttaagataaataaataatttttaaaaattattattttagttgatGACGTTATGTATATGAATTACCTTGACATTGAAAGAATAAAGTACTGTCTGTTCGATGGTGGTAATGTTGGTGTGAAGGATAATTAACTGAAGATCTTCAAGTGCAGCAATAGTTTTGATCAACTGGCCTGGCCTCCTCCTGGAAAGGATCTTGATCATGGCGTCGAATCCCAGAAGCTTCACTTCAACATCAGCCAAGCAAGACTTGCTCTCTGCGGTTTCTTCGCGGAGTCCGGTCTCCAACTCCACCAGCTTCATCTGCTCGCTTGGCGATGCCAATGGCGGATAGAAAGGCGGTTGAAGAGGCTGCTGCTGTTGTGTTCCGAGATTCGAATCCCCCACCTGTCTTGTTTGTGCTTCTCCAAGTAGCCTTCTTCTCTTTTGTGATTCCAAGCACTGAAGCAGTTGCTCCAATTCTCTCACAAACTCTATAGCTCCTCCAATTATCGATGCTTGATCACCCTATTCTTAAAGAAAAAGCATGGaagccaatgaaatatttgtacaatgtgcaTAGTAGAGGTTTaagaagtattagagatataactacTAGTGTTATCTTTTCCCATCAGCTGAAATTTTTTAGATGAgtagtatcatgacatggtattagaactCTAAATCCGAAAAGATTAAGAATTCAATCCTTGGAATAATGTTTATTATTCCTAATataagatgttcattttataacTTATATAGGCTATTATAAATAAGTAATAAACAATTATCCTAAAAAGCAAGATCTCATGTTGGATTACATATAtctcttttaaaaaagaaaaaatatagatcTAGATAGAACTTTTGGATTACATATCACAATTTACTTTTACAACCAGATTACAGTTAAACAAAAACTTAACTACTAAATaagttatttgtataaaatatatataaaatataaaataaataataaatacatataattaatttaatatttaatttttttatgtgcatataacaattttgttaattttgataaaatcaaATGAATCTAACATAGAAGAAGTTAAGAAGGAAGTTAGGGTAATGAAATATATAGAGTATTGAAGGAATACaggaaaaaaatgataaagaaaagaaagaaaaatagaaaacaaaacaaaatttcttAGTTTGTGTGCAATTTGGAGTTACATACCCTTTGAACGTATGAACCAGGCATGAGGGATCTAAGGACACGAAGATGCTCATTCATTTGCTTCCTTCGGTTCCTTTCAACAGCGATGTGAGTCATGCGCTGGCTCTCAACTTCTTCACTTGTCTTAACGGTTCTCGGCCTCTTCctcttcatgttcttgttgttctcctGCATCAACGCCGATGAATTGTTGTTCCTCTTCTGGTTCAGCACCAGATCTTCACCATGGCCAAGGAACCGAATCTGCACTGAGTTGTTGTCTTCGGAAATGCGTGcagtttcttcttctcctttcatCCTTCCATCTTCTTGATCTGCTCCACCCATGGCAGCATCTTCCTCTTCCCCGTTGTTGAACCTCTCGTCATTATTGTTTTCTGCTTCTGTTTCTACTTCTTCTCTGCCACCACCACCGTCGCTTTCGTGATTCATCATCATGATATTGTGTTCATCCATCTTATCATTTAAGACCGGGAACTTGAGAAAGTAGACCGGGTCAATCCCCGGTTCTTCGCAGGGCTTGCCTTGGTTTAAGGCTAACTTTGGTCCGAAATCTGCAAACTGCATCACATCCGCGAAACTGAGCTTATCAAAGGAAGAAGAGTTTGCATTATAAAAACACGATGGCGGCGGTGCTGGCGGCAGTTGTTGCTGTTGCTGAGGGATGTAATCGGCTATCCCGTTGCTGTGTTCTCCAGAAGATTCGCCTTGGCGAAACTGCAtgagatggtggtggtggtgattaTGATCAAGAGAGTAGTCTAGTGTGTTGAAGCTTGGGGTTGGGGGCATGGGTGCCTGCAGTAGTGATTCAAAACTGTTGGTGCAATACAACATCATTATGATAACTGATAAGTGCAATCTTGTGTGAGAGAGAGTGAAAAGATCTAACACCAAAAGCTTGTAATGGATCCAATAAGAACATATAAAAATGCaatgtgtgtgtgagagagagagagagtgagagaagCATGCTATACCGAATAGTTGTGAATGTCATGATCTTTGTCCATTATTATAGCTTGTATCAAAGAAAGTCAACTTTAATCGAAAGAAGAAGCCCTAAGCAGCGTTACTTGATGTAAGACAAAACCCACCACCGAAGTTTCTTGAGGGTCCCTCTCTCTGTTCGATTATCAGTGAAATTCAccaaatacaaaatttaaaaccaGAAAGAATGGATTATTATGCAAGTCATTAATAg
The Arachis duranensis cultivar V14167 chromosome 5, aradu.V14167.gnm2.J7QH, whole genome shotgun sequence genome window above contains:
- the LOC107491261 gene encoding transcription factor FAMA, encoding MDKDHDIHNYSAPMPPTPSFNTLDYSLDHNHHHHHLMQFRQGESSGEHSNGIADYIPQQQQQLPPAPPPSCFYNANSSSFDKLSFADVMQFADFGPKLALNQGKPCEEPGIDPVYFLKFPVLNDKMDEHNIMMMNHESDGGGGREEVETEAENNNDERFNNGEEEDAAMGGADQEDGRMKGEEETARISEDNNSVQIRFLGHGEDLVLNQKRNNNSSALMQENNKNMKRKRPRTVKTSEEVESQRMTHIAVERNRRKQMNEHLRVLRSLMPGSYVQRGDQASIIGGAIEFVRELEQLLQCLESQKRRRLLGEAQTRQVGDSNLGTQQQQPLQPPFYPPLASPSEQMKLVELETGLREETAESKSCLADVEVKLLGFDAMIKILSRRRPGQLIKTIAALEDLQLIILHTNITTIEQTVLYSFNVKVASESRFTADDIAGSVQQIFSFIHANTSI